In one window of Aphidius gifuensis isolate YNYX2018 linkage group LG4, ASM1490517v1, whole genome shotgun sequence DNA:
- the LOC122854198 gene encoding uncharacterized protein LOC122854198 isoform X3: MDARFRSNLAMIGRNEPITKKAKFWQSYVRALKGTDDMRAPEHTHRPRGLFSDFPELRSSTSWPYGKSIYENPLHASDRINVPGYRYLPVHREIYGSSPRQLYPHQYKPVERFTSAKPFDADKAWNDHLDRLADIDRSYPSQSSLLSRHKSPALTTKPLFDIHGKVLDSPLSSFPSLLGRKNFFDLLEPSPTAPISSFNRDPWWYPSYAPYIPSYAQLSSPFYLRDSYLSPVKRNYLWSRHPLRPFAHAH, encoded by the exons ATGGATGCAAGATTCAGAAGTAACCTCGCCATGATTGGGCGCAATGAGCCAATCACCAAGAAGGCTAAATTTTGGCAGAGTTATGTTCGTGCCCTCAAGG gtACCGATGACATGAGGGCACCTGAACACACCCACAGACCAAGAGGTTTATTCAGTGATTTTCCTGAATTACGTTCATCAACATCATGGCCATATGGAAAATCAATTTATGAAAATCCACTACATGCATCTGATCGCATCAATGTACCTGGATACAG ATACTTGCCAGTCCATCGGGAAATCTATGGCTCTTCACCAAGACAACTGTATCCTCATCAATACAAGCCAGTTGAGCGCTTCACCTCCG CGAAACCTTTTGATGCGGATAAGGCATGGAATGATCACTTGGACCGATTGGCTGACATCGACAGATCGTATCCATCTCAATCATCCCTATTATCTCGTCACAAGAGTCCCGCCCTGACAACAAAACCGCTGTTTGATATACACG GAAAGGTGTTGGATAGCCCATTGTCATCATTTCCATCACTTCTTGGAAGGAAGAATTTCTTTGATTTATTGGAGCCAAGTCCAACAGCACCAATCAGCTCATTCAACAGGGATCCATGGTGGTATCCATCATATGCACCATACATACCAAGTTATGCCCAATTGAGCAGTCCTTTCTATCTCAGGGACAGCTATCTCAGCCCAGTTAAACGCAATTATTTATGGAGCAGACATCCACTCAGACCCTTTG cacACGCACACTAG
- the LOC122854198 gene encoding uncharacterized protein LOC122854198 isoform X1, translating to MDARFRSNLAMIGRNEPITKKAKFWQSYVRALKGTDDMRAPEHTHRPRGLFSDFPELRSSTSWPYGKSIYENPLHASDRINVPGYRYLPVHREIYGSSPRQLYPHQYKPVERFTSAKPFDADKAWNDHLDRLADIDRSYPSQSSLLSRHKSPALTTKPLFDIHGKVLDSPLSSFPSLLGRKNFFDLLEPSPTAPISSFNRDPWWYPSYAPYIPSYAQLSSPFYLRDSYLSPVKRNYLWSRHPLRPFGQNYYYYSQPVPRFHFNSPNYNY from the exons ATGGATGCAAGATTCAGAAGTAACCTCGCCATGATTGGGCGCAATGAGCCAATCACCAAGAAGGCTAAATTTTGGCAGAGTTATGTTCGTGCCCTCAAGG gtACCGATGACATGAGGGCACCTGAACACACCCACAGACCAAGAGGTTTATTCAGTGATTTTCCTGAATTACGTTCATCAACATCATGGCCATATGGAAAATCAATTTATGAAAATCCACTACATGCATCTGATCGCATCAATGTACCTGGATACAG ATACTTGCCAGTCCATCGGGAAATCTATGGCTCTTCACCAAGACAACTGTATCCTCATCAATACAAGCCAGTTGAGCGCTTCACCTCCG CGAAACCTTTTGATGCGGATAAGGCATGGAATGATCACTTGGACCGATTGGCTGACATCGACAGATCGTATCCATCTCAATCATCCCTATTATCTCGTCACAAGAGTCCCGCCCTGACAACAAAACCGCTGTTTGATATACACG GAAAGGTGTTGGATAGCCCATTGTCATCATTTCCATCACTTCTTGGAAGGAAGAATTTCTTTGATTTATTGGAGCCAAGTCCAACAGCACCAATCAGCTCATTCAACAGGGATCCATGGTGGTATCCATCATATGCACCATACATACCAAGTTATGCCCAATTGAGCAGTCCTTTCTATCTCAGGGACAGCTATCTCAGCCCAGTTAAACGCAATTATTTATGGAGCAGACATCCACTCAGACCCTTTG GACaaaattactattactattCGCAGCCCGTTCCAAGATTTCACTTTAATAGCCCAAactacaattattaa
- the LOC122854198 gene encoding uncharacterized protein LOC122854198 isoform X2 — translation MDARFRSNLAMIGRNEPITKKAKFWQSYVRALKGTDDMRAPEHTHRPRGLFSDFPELRSSTSWPYGKSIYENPLHASDRINVPGYRYLPVHREIYGSSPRQLYPHQYKPVERFTSAKPFDADKAWNDHLDRLADIDRSYPSQSSLLSRHKSPALTTKPLFDIHGKVLDSPLSSFPSLLGRKNFFDLLEPSPTAPISSFNRDPWWYPSYAPYIPSYAQLSSPFYLRDSYLSPVKRNYLWSRHPLRPFEKDVGSSLLATLLL, via the exons ATGGATGCAAGATTCAGAAGTAACCTCGCCATGATTGGGCGCAATGAGCCAATCACCAAGAAGGCTAAATTTTGGCAGAGTTATGTTCGTGCCCTCAAGG gtACCGATGACATGAGGGCACCTGAACACACCCACAGACCAAGAGGTTTATTCAGTGATTTTCCTGAATTACGTTCATCAACATCATGGCCATATGGAAAATCAATTTATGAAAATCCACTACATGCATCTGATCGCATCAATGTACCTGGATACAG ATACTTGCCAGTCCATCGGGAAATCTATGGCTCTTCACCAAGACAACTGTATCCTCATCAATACAAGCCAGTTGAGCGCTTCACCTCCG CGAAACCTTTTGATGCGGATAAGGCATGGAATGATCACTTGGACCGATTGGCTGACATCGACAGATCGTATCCATCTCAATCATCCCTATTATCTCGTCACAAGAGTCCCGCCCTGACAACAAAACCGCTGTTTGATATACACG GAAAGGTGTTGGATAGCCCATTGTCATCATTTCCATCACTTCTTGGAAGGAAGAATTTCTTTGATTTATTGGAGCCAAGTCCAACAGCACCAATCAGCTCATTCAACAGGGATCCATGGTGGTATCCATCATATGCACCATACATACCAAGTTATGCCCAATTGAGCAGTCCTTTCTATCTCAGGGACAGCTATCTCAGCCCAGTTAAACGCAATTATTTATGGAGCAGACATCCACTCAGACCCTTTG AAAAGGATGTGGGGTCATCTCTTCTCGCGACATTATTGTTGTAA
- the LOC122854197 gene encoding serine/threonine-protein phosphatase PP1-beta catalytic subunit encodes MADVDLNIDSLIERLLEVRGCRPGKSVIMTEAEVRGLCLKSREIFLQQPILLELEAPLKICGDIHGQYTDLLRLFEYGGFPPESNYLFLGDYVDRGKQSLETICLLLAYKIKYPENFFLLRGNHECASINRIYGFYDECKRRYNIKLWKTFTDCFNCLPIAAIIDEKIFCCHGGLSPDLQGMEQIRRIMRPTDVPDTGLLCDLLWSDPDKDVQGWGENDRGVSFTFGPDVVSKFLNRHDMDLICRAHQVVEDGYEFFAKRQLVTLFSAPNYCGEFDNAGGMMSVDENLMCSFQILKPSEKKAKYQYGGMTGVQTSRPATPQKNSSNKKTKK; translated from the exons TGCGAGGATGTCGTCCTGGAAAATCAGTTATAATGACAGAAGCAGAAGTACGTGGTTTATGTTTAAAAAgtcgtgaaatttttttacaacaaccAATACTACTTGAGCTTGAAGCACCATTAAAAATATGTGGTGATATACATGGACAATACACTGATTTATTGAGATTATTTGAGTATGGTGGTTTTCCACCagaatcaaattatttatttctcggTGATTATGTTGACAGAGGAAAACAATCACTTGAAACAATATGTCTATTGCttgcatataaaattaaatatccagaaaatttttttttactacgtGGTAATCATGAATGTGCAAGTATCAATAGAATATATGGTTTTTATGATGAATGTAAACGcagatataatattaaattatggaAAACATTTACTGATTGTTTCAATTGTCTACCAATTGCtgcaattattgatgaaaaaattttttgttgtcatGGTGGTCTAAGTCCAGATTTACAG gGAATGGAACAAATAAGAAGAATTATGAGACCAACTGATGTACCAGATACTGGATTACTTTGTGATCTTTTATGGTCTGATCCTGATAAAGATGTTCAG gGCTGGGGAGAAAATGATAGAGGTGTATCATTCACATTTGGTCCAGATGttgtatcaaaatttttaaatcgtcATGATATGGATTTAATATGCCGAGCTCATCAAGTTGTTGAAGATGGATATGAATTTTTTGCAAAACGACAACTTGTTACATTATTTTCAGCACCAAATTATTGTGGTGAATTTGATAATGCTGGTGGTATGATGAGTGTTGATGAAAATCTCATGTGCAGTTTTCAg atTCTTAAACCATCTGAGAAAAAAGCCAAGTATCAGTATGGTGGTATGACTGGTGTACAAACAAGTAGACCAGCAACaccacaaaaaaattcaagcaataaaaaaaccaaaaaatga